In one Procambarus clarkii isolate CNS0578487 chromosome 29, FALCON_Pclarkii_2.0, whole genome shotgun sequence genomic region, the following are encoded:
- the LOC138369717 gene encoding serine/arginine repetitive matrix protein 1-like has translation MIWSSQIRRRAAASSASGGGRRRQVWKKSSGARRRQESPDQAETATPKAHRRKSHNEAGERKPHPSRKQTTPKKRSRAAETAASPYIQEKGTVDEMVRPPPRPQETLKRRPETEEASRPPPMKRGTRKGLQNPQSEQPFSTPPPGNLAHHEPQQGEPAPHKEPEPSDAGDTTEAGSAYTTPEGEAETQAPASAGKCTSATTVVCIATRATPPSPKDPQSSKSPTSAHAKEERRKHLGSGRTSSDPEAAQEEAPDPPQHPAQPEQMASVQGQGQTQQRENWKTGDLSRMQSEEPQGHQPEQDDQQGTTQPPGGEAATTGGATVITGGTSVAEETSTSTEASTGSGGKSSSLKRFTGTMKQSIAYKGDT, from the exons ATGATCTGGTCGTCACAGATCAGGCGTCGTGCTGCGGCGTCGTCGGCATCAGGAGGCGGCAGGAGACGTCAGGTGTGGAAGAAGTCGTCTGGCGCCAGGAGACGTCAG gaatcaccagatcaggcggaaacggccactcccaaagctcaccgacgcaagtcgcataacgaggctggggagcgcaaaccacatccttcgaggaagcagacgacaccgAAGAAGCGTTCGAGGGCTGCCGAGACGGCCGCGTCCCCGTACATACAGGAGAAGGGGACGGTCGACGAGATGGTAAGACctccaccgagaccgcaggagacactgaagagacggccggaaacggaagaggcgtcgagaccgccgccgatgaaacggggaacgaggaaggggctacagaacccccagagcgagcagcctttttcaacaccaccaccaggcaaccTCGCTCACCACGAACCTCAGCAAGGGGAACCAGCCCCCCacaaagaaccggagccatccgacgcaggcgacACAACCGAAGCAGGATCCGCATACACCACACCAGAAGGGGAGGCCGAAACACAGGCACCGGCATCCGCAGGCaaatgtacctccgccaccaccgtagtatgcATTGCAACCAGAGCCACCCCACCGTCGCCGAAAGATCCACAATCGTCGAAGTCGCCAACGTCAGCCCATGCAAAAGAAGAACGAAGGAAACActtaggctctggccgcacatcatcagacccggaggct gcacaggaggaagcgccggatccaccccagcacccagcacagccggaacagatggCGAGTGTGCAGGGACAGGGTCAAACGCAGCAGAGGGAGAACTGGAAGACGGGGGATTTGAGCAGAATGCAGTCggaagaaccccagggacaccagccggagcaggACGATCAACAGGGGACGACACAACCCCCTGGAGGAgaggcggcaacaacagggggcgcaacagtcatcacagggggcacatccgtggctgaagagacgtccacatccaccgaagcctccacaggaagcggtggaaaatcctcctcactgaagaggttcacgggcaCCATGAAACAATCCatagcttacaaaggggatacttaa